GGGGTGCCAAGGACTGGAATTGAGAAACACTGGTTCAGACCTGGCTTTTCCAACTTTTCTCATGCTGAAGCATTCTCTGTGCTCTGGTTTTGACTTCTACGGTTAAATAGGTGATAACTCATCAGCAGCAAAAACAAGTTgacaagagaaaaataaaagcaaagagCAGGCAACTATGCTTCAGGACCAAAATGAGTACCATCTACCGTGATTGCTCAAACCAGTCCTGGGTCATACTCTGTACTAACTCCTGGCGATGGGATTTGGAAAAGACACTTTAATCAACTTACTGAGATCTGCTCCTGGTGATGAGCCTGTGCCAGGCTGTTGCCATATCCACTACTTGTCCTGATTCTCCTGTGGATGCACAAATGAGTGTGGACACAGCATTTACACCAGCAGAGGGAGCTGTATTACAAGAGACTAAAAACATTCCGTATATCTGGAACATTGTTAGATTTACAGCTACAAGACTTATAGTCAGTAAAAAATGTGGACATTCTGTTTTTGAGTGGAGAAGTGTTATTAATTTTTCAACTCCTAACAAGCAGTGTTCAATACTGAaaccacattttcaaaactcttcacacatTCAGACCAAACTGTGAATCATTTTTCATTGCTTTCAGACAAAATGCATTCAGtgaccacatttttcaaaactcttTTGTCATTCATACTCCACAACCTGCAAAACACCATGTATTTTCAGCACATTTTTCAAATGCTAACACGCTGCTTCTAAAAtggttaaaaacacattcaaacaaCGATGACAAATTTCATGcagtaattattttaaaacattttagcagaaaaggaaatcatttttttttctgtgtggaGGTGAAAAGTTTATGATCAGCATTCACATGACCAGATGACTTTACTGGAGGCAATGAATGCAGAGTGTGGAGACAGTTCTCCTGTTGGATTACTGTAGATAATCACACTGAACTTTCCAAGATGCATCAGATGCAATGTTGATGAGAACTTGTGGCCAAAtgcaagagagagggagaactAAGATCCCTCACTACACATTTTGTTGATgtgttgaatttattttatttattttcctacaGTAAGTAATTACTATATCACCCTGTATTACACTGGAaccttttcctctttttttcacCTTTGTACTGTAACTTTCAAAGATGAAGTGCTATTGTATATTCAAAGAACAGCAGCATTTTTAAATCAGTCTTGTTGTGCtttttacatgtacattcaaaatgagaaaaaaatgtctgTTCATAATGTCTGTAATGCTCCCTGTTGTTAGCTCATTTTGAGACCtatatgaagtgttttgtttggtCTGAGTGAGTTTTGGGGGTGAGATTAACTATTTGGCCAAAATTTACGTTGGTAATGCAGACTGCATGAAGAGTTTTGAAATGGGGCTAATGCTTGTTAGCAGTTGAAACTGTAAGAAGTAAGCAAGAGGTGGAGTGAGGGAGTGATTTGCTCTGTGAATGCGAGTGCAATGTGAACACATACAAAGGTTGTGCCGTTCCTGAGGAAGGCGTACGATTCAGCTGAGAACACAATCTGAGGACGATGAGTCGTTCATTGATTCGCTATGGAAAAGGAAAGAAACATTTCCAGCTGCCCTCAGATTGATTTACCCTTCACTCGGGTGTTTTTGCCAGCTGTCTATGTCACGGTTTTTATTGTCGGAGTCTTCGCTAATAGTTTTGGACTTAAGTCAGTCTGCTGCAAGTGGGGAAAGCTTgggaatataaacattttcattctCAATCTCGGTGTTGCGGATCTACTTTATGTCTTTACCTTGCCTTTCTTGGTTATGTATTATGCTGGGAACAGCAGGTGGATCTTCGGCCAGACCTTCTGCAAAATCACAAGGTTTTGCTTCAATATGAACCTCTACGGCAGTATAGGATTCCTCACCTGCTTGAGTGTATACAGGTACCTCGGCATCGTTCATCCCATGTGGGTGATggggaaaataaacacaaagatCTCAGTGACGATCTGTGTCCTGGTCTGGAttcttgtttttattcagaTCCTGCCGGACATGTTCTTT
This DNA window, taken from Triplophysa rosa unplaced genomic scaffold, Trosa_1v2 scaffold132_ERROPOS191807, whole genome shotgun sequence, encodes the following:
- the LOC130549551 gene encoding P2Y purinoceptor 1-like, which codes for MEKERNISSCPQIDLPFTRVFLPAVYVTVFIVGVFANSFGLKSVCCKWGKLGNINIFILNLGVADLLYVFTLPFLVMYYAGNSRWIFGQTFCKITRFCFNMNLYGSIGFLTCLSVYRYLGIVHPMWVMGKINTKISVTICVLVWILVFIQILPDMFFEKSKPNSSDSCYDTTTDQWIYDYLSYSLGWTFTGFVVPLLIVFWCYGQIIIVLATKTNMDTLLKQLCIRLICVLTLLFTVCFIPYHVFRNLNLLTRILKKQGIC